ACCGGATAGCGCTTGTCCTGGATTCCAGCGGTCTCAATAAGCTCGTTGTACCACTCGCTGAAATTCTCGCTCCACTTTTCCCTCTTAACTTTACCCGCCATCTGCACCACCTAGAGGGAGAAATCGAGAAAGTTTTTAAGTTTTCCCGGCGGCGGCTCGAACTTTTGACGAACCGTGAAGGAAAACCTTATTAGCCCCGTTTCGATAAGCATCTTAAGGTGGTAGCATGAGGCCCAGGGTAGCCGTTCTTTTCAAGATGAAGAGCAGACCCGTTGAGGAGCTGAAGAAGTACGCCGACGTCGAGTTCATTCTGTATCCGAGCGTCGGGGAGCTGAAGGAGATAATAGGAGAGTTCGATGGGGTGATAGTCTCGCCGCTGAACCCCTTCCCGCGCGAGGTCATTGAGAGGGCGGAGAGGCTCAAGGTCATAAGCTGTCATTCTGCCGGCTATGATCACGTTGACGTTGATGCCGCGACCGAGAAGGGAATCTACGTCACCAAGGTTTCGGGAGTTCTGAGCGAGGCCGTTGCTGAATTCGCCGTCGGTTTAACGATAGCCCTCCTAAGGAAGATTGCCTACACCGATAAACTTATCCGCTCCGGGAAGTGGGAGAGCCACGCGATGATATGGAGCGAGTTCAAGGAAATAGAGACCGTCTACGGCAAGAGGGTCGGAATCCTCGGCATGGGGGCGATAGGGAAGGCTATAGCGAGGAGAATGAAGGCTATGGGCACGGAGATACTCTACTGGTCGCGCTC
This window of the Thermococcus siculi genome carries:
- a CDS encoding 2-hydroxyacid dehydrogenase codes for the protein MRPRVAVLFKMKSRPVEELKKYADVEFILYPSVGELKEIIGEFDGVIVSPLNPFPREVIERAERLKVISCHSAGYDHVDVDAATEKGIYVTKVSGVLSEAVAEFAVGLTIALLRKIAYTDKLIRSGKWESHAMIWSEFKEIETVYGKRVGILGMGAIGKAIARRMKAMGTEILYWSRSRKEDIEKEVGAVYRPLEDVLRESDIVILALPSTPETYHIINEERVKLLEGKYLVNIGRGTLVDEEAIVKAIEEGKLKGYATDVYEKEPVQEHELFEYEWETVLTPHHAGLSREAMEDMGFQAVKNLLAVLRGEIPGDLVNRDVVKIRPPEGVKML